From Medicago truncatula cultivar Jemalong A17 chromosome 7, MtrunA17r5.0-ANR, whole genome shotgun sequence, a single genomic window includes:
- the LOC11408161 gene encoding 60S ribosomal protein L35 isoform X2, with the protein MKNCYPFQVMVCYIKVQEAQSQKNLVNSTMARIKVHELRQKTKADLLAQLKDLKAELALLRVAKATRAAPNNLSKIKEVRLSIAQVLTVISQKRKAALREVYKNKKYLPIDLRPKKTRAVRRRLTKHQSSLKTEMEKKKETYFTMRKYAIKA; encoded by the exons ATGAAAAATTGTTATCCATTTCAAGTGATGGTTTGTTATATCAA GGTTCAAGAGGCGCAGTCGCAGAAGAACCTCGTGAATTCAACAATGGCCAGGATCAAAGTTCACGAGTTGAGGCAGAAGACCAAAGCTGATCTATTGGCTCAGCTCAAAGACCTCAAAGCTGAACTAGCTTTGCTCCGTGTTGCTAAGGCCACTCGGGCTGCACCCAACAATCTCTCCAAAATTAAGGAGGTAAGGTTGTCGATTGCTCAGGTTTTGACAGTGATTTCCCAGAAGCGGAAAGCTGCATTGAGGGAAGTTTACAAGAACAAGAAGTATTTGCCAATTGATCTCCGCCCAAAGAAGACCAGGGCCGTTCGCAGGAGGCTCACCAAGCATCAGTCCTCATTGAAGACCGAgatggaaaagaaaaaggagacaTATTTCACAATGAGGAAATATGCTATCAAGGCATAG
- the LOC11408161 gene encoding 60S ribosomal protein L35 isoform X1 has translation MHSNHDLVHGHKKNSINFLVYFVCFSFSCARVQEAQSQKNLVNSTMARIKVHELRQKTKADLLAQLKDLKAELALLRVAKATRAAPNNLSKIKEVRLSIAQVLTVISQKRKAALREVYKNKKYLPIDLRPKKTRAVRRRLTKHQSSLKTEMEKKKETYFTMRKYAIKA, from the exons ATGCATTCCAATCATGATTTAGTTCATGGCCATAAGAAGAACTCAATTAACTTCTTGGTATACTTCGTGTGTTTCTCCTTCTCATGTGCAAG GGTTCAAGAGGCGCAGTCGCAGAAGAACCTCGTGAATTCAACAATGGCCAGGATCAAAGTTCACGAGTTGAGGCAGAAGACCAAAGCTGATCTATTGGCTCAGCTCAAAGACCTCAAAGCTGAACTAGCTTTGCTCCGTGTTGCTAAGGCCACTCGGGCTGCACCCAACAATCTCTCCAAAATTAAGGAGGTAAGGTTGTCGATTGCTCAGGTTTTGACAGTGATTTCCCAGAAGCGGAAAGCTGCATTGAGGGAAGTTTACAAGAACAAGAAGTATTTGCCAATTGATCTCCGCCCAAAGAAGACCAGGGCCGTTCGCAGGAGGCTCACCAAGCATCAGTCCTCATTGAAGACCGAgatggaaaagaaaaaggagacaTATTTCACAATGAGGAAATATGCTATCAAGGCATAG